Within the Agromyces ramosus genome, the region TCACCACCCAATGACACGAAAGAAGGTCACTCATGCGCATCCTCGCCCGGACACCGACAGTCAAGAACCCGCCAGAGTGGTTCACCGGCGACGTCTGGCTCGACCAGGTCATCGCCCCGCAAGACGCCGGCCAACGACTGAGCGCTGGCCTCGTCCGCTTCGCCCCAGGCGCCCGCACCGCCTGGCACTCGCACCCGCTCGGGCAGACCCTCCGCATCATGGAGGGCACCGCGCTCGTGCAAGCGAGAGGTGAAGAGGTCATCGAGGTCCATGCCGGCCAGACCGTGTACACCCCTCCTGGCGAAGAGCACTGGCATGGCGCCGCCCCCGACAGTTTCATGACGCATCTCGCGCTCTGGGAAACGCCCGAGAGCGAGGACAGCGCGCAGTGGGGCGCCCACGTCACCGACACCGAGTACGGATCCCGCTGAGGTCAGACCCGAACGCCAAGAGGTACAAGCACGAGAGAGGAAAGGCTCATGCGAGCAACTCTGATGTACGACGCCGGCGATGTCCGCGTCGAGGAAGTACCCGACCCTGTTCTGAAGGAGCCCACCGACGCCATCATCCGCGTGACGTACGCGTGCGTGTGCGGCTCGGACCTCCATCCGTATCATGACCTCCAGGCGACTCCCGAGGGGCGCCGCATGGGCCACGAGGCCATCGGCGTCGTCGAGCAGGTCGGCTCGGACGTCGCACGCCTCTCGGTCGGCGACACGGTCATCGTCCCGTTCGCCTGGTCTGACAACACGTGCACCTTCTGCCGCGACGGGATCACGACATCCTGCGTCCACGGCGGGTTCTTCGACGGGGCACCCTCAGCCACGCAGGCCGAGAAGCTGCTCGTACCCCAGGCGGACGGCACCGCTGTCGTCATCCCCGAGGGCACCGACGAAGCACTGATGCCCTCGCTGCTGACGCTCTCCGACGTCTACCTCACGGGCCACCACGCTGCGCATCAGGGTCGGGTCGAGGCGGGTAAGACCGTCGCCGTGATCGGCGATGGCGCGGTCGGGCTGTCGGCCGTCCTCGCGTCCAAGCAGCTCGGCGCTGAAACGATCATCCTCATGGGTCGCCACGAGGCCCGCACCGATCTCGGTCGCGAGTTCGGCGCCACCCACATCATCACCGAGCGCGGCGAGGAGGGCATCGACAAAGTCCTCGAGATCACCGGTGGTGAAGGCGTGCACGTGGTACTCGAAGCGGTCGGCCACATGCTCGCCTACGAGCAGGCGTACGGCATCGTCCGCCCCGGCGGCGTCATCTCCCGCGTCGGCGTTCCGCAGTACCAGGACGCCCCGGTCGGATTCGCATCGCTATTCGGCAAGAACGCCACCCTCACCGGCGGACCAGCCACCATCCGCGCCTACCTCGAGGCCGCATTGCCACAGGTGCTCGACGGTGTCATCGCCCCCGGCAAGGTGTTCGATCGCGAACTCCCGCTCGCCGAGATCGCTGAGGCATACCGCCTCATGGACTCTCGCGAAGCGCTCAAGGTACTCATCCGCCCCTAGCCCTGTGAGCCCGAGCCGCTACCTCCGTCGACCAGTCACCGACGGCCCTCGACAGAGCCGACGCGGTTCCCGACGCTGCACACCACGCTTCCAAACGACCGATTTCGGGACAGGACCGGGGTCGAACTGCACGGTGGCGGTTCCCGAGACCGGGGTTCCCGAGACCGGGTTCGCGTGTCCGGACGTCGTTCCGCAGCGGACGTCCGGCAAGCGGATCCGCTTGCCGGACCTCGGCGCGTCTCGCCGAGGGACGGCTTGCCACTCCCGCCAATCACGTAACGGCCTCGAGTGGATGCGAGGATGGTCGTCGCGTCCTCATATATCCGGGCGCGGAGCCGAAATGGTCTGCTCTCTGAGGTGAGGGAGTATTGCTTGGTGACGGGTAGTACGGGTAAGGGCATGTTCGGCGAGCCCACGTTCACCCGATATTTCTCGGCGGTCGCGATAGGTGCGTTCGGCACGGCGTTGACAGCTGTGGCGCTGCCCGTACTCGTCATCGATGTCCTCGGGGCGGATGCGTTCGAGGTCGGAATGGTCAACGCGGCGCAGTTCCTCCCCTATGCCGTGCTCGGGCTTCTTGCCGGCGTGTATGTAGACCGCTGGCGGCGCCAGCGCGTGCTCGTATGGGCCAGCCTTGGGCGGGCGATAAGCCTCGCGCTTGTACCGGTGCTCTGGGCCGCTGGGATTCTGCACCTTTGGGTGCTCGTGGTATTGCTCCTCCTGTTTGGTGCTTTCTCGGTATTCGGATTCGCCGCGACGCAGTCGCTCCTGCCGCAGATCGTTGAGCGGCGTGCGTTGCGCGCCGCGAACGCACGACTCGATCAGGCGGAGGCGAGCGCGCAGACTGCCGGTCCGGCGCTCGGCGGCCTGTTGGTCGGTTTGATCGGCGCGCCACTCGCCATCGCCGTGGATGCTGTCACGTACGTCGTCGATGCTGCGCTGATTGCTGGAATGCGCGTCCAGGAGCCCGCGCAGCGGAAGACGGTGCAGCGTTCGATTCGACGCGAGGTGGCCGAAGGACTGCGATGGACGTATCGCCATCGCGTTCTGGGGCCGCTCGCCTTGTCCACTCATGTGTGGTTTCTCGCGAATGCCGCTGCGCTCACGGTGCTGGCGGTCTTCGCACTGCGCACTCTGAGTTTCGCGCCGTTCGTTTACGGACTGTTGTTCGCGGTGGGAGGCGTCGCGACGCTGATCGGTGCAACTGTCGCCCCACGTATGGGCGCACGCTTTGGTTCGGGGGCGACGATCACCGCTGGACGGGCCATCTATCCCGTCGCTTGGATCATGGTCGCATTCGCCCCCGCCGAGAGCGCACCACAGGTGGATGCCGTTGCCGTTGCTCTCGTGTTCTCTGCAATCGCGCTCCACGGTTTCGCAGGTGGGCTGGAGAACGCGAATGAGATGAGCCTTCGCCAGGCTGTGACACCCGACGCTCTGATGGGTCGGACGAATGCCACGATGCGATCCGCGAACCGCACGCTGGCCGCCATCGGTGCGCTGGCAGGCGGCACCGCCGCGACGATTCTCGGCGAGCGGCTCGCGCTCTTCATCATCGTTGGCGTGTTCGCGTCGGCATTCATCGTCGCGATGGCCTCACCTTTGCCAACGGCACGTGACGACGAAGACCTAGATGAAACAACTCCGTGATGGCTTCTTCCTTCGCCTCACCACTATGCGAGCGTCCGAAATGGATCCCAAAGCGGACGGCCTAGCTGGGCGGGCGCCCCTACCGCTTCGATAACGTCTTGACCGCAACTCACCCACGCGAAGTCAATCGCGACAGGATGACGGAATGAATCACATTCTCGTGCCGGCTGCGCTCTCACGATTCTGATTCTGGGGGTGTCCGCCACCGCCGCCGGCTGGGCGCTCTCGAACCACGTCGAGGCGGTACCTCTGAGGCCGGCACGCTGGGTGTTCTGGTCCGGCGTTTGCACACTCATCGTTGGCGCGCTGCTCTACATCTGGCCGCTTGTCTTCATGTTCACTTTCCGTCCCGCGTAAGGATCCCTCATCGCACGCGTCACCCGGGGTTCAGCGGTGGCCGACGCGGGCTGTGAATTCCACCTCGCACTCGCGTTGCGTTCGCGGAGGACTCGACGCGCGGGCCGTCCCGCTGTGTTGACAGGCGGCGCATGGCGCGGGGATCATTCGATCATGCATCCAACCACGGCGCCGGGAGACGGCCGTCGCACGCTTCCATTGCTCCCCGCGTGCGGGCTGATCAACGTCGATCGCGCCGGCGTGATCGTGAATGTCAACACGGCGATCCTCGAATGGACGGGAAGCGAATCCGTCGAGCTCATCGGGCGCCCGCTCGAGACCTTCCTCACCCTGCGCATGCCGCTCGCTCGTGCTGACGGACTCCGTCCGACCGACGCCACCCTGCACGGCACATCGGGCATCGTCCGACCGGTCGTCGTCGGCGCCATCGATGGCATTAGGGCCGACAACGGCATGCAGATCGCGGTGTACGACGTCTCGGAGAGGACCGCCTTCGCGCTCGGCTTCCATGGCGCCGAAGCCAAGACCGAACGCGCACGTCGACGGCTGCAGATCCTGCTGAACGCCGCTGTGGGGTTCGGCGCGGTTCGAACAGAGACCGAGGCCGCGGAACTGCTCGTCGATGTCGCCGAGCGCGCGTTCGCCGCGACGGCCGTCAGCGTGCATCTCCGGGAGCCGGACGGGGTCGTGCAGGTCGCCGGCGTGAACCCGCTGGCGCCGCACTGGCCGGCAGGGTTCGCGCCTGCCGGCGCATTCACACTGGCACGCGGTCAGGTGCTCGTCGTGCGATCTCCCGACGATGCTGACCGTCATGCCCCGGGAGCTGGAATGAGTACCGCCTATCGCGCTTCAGGCATCGAGGCTGCGATCGCTTCGCCGATTCGATCGAAGGGCGAATCGCTCGGATCGATGGTCTGCTATTTCGACCACCCACGGGAGTTCGACGAAGAAGCGGTGCCACTGGCCGAGGCCCTCTCGAACCAAGCCGCCCAGGCGATCGCTCGAGTGCGCCTCGAGGAATCACTGCGGCGAGCCGCGATGCACGACGAAGTCACCGGCCTGCCTCGCCGGCGACTGTTCGAGGAGGACGCCACGCAGGCGCTGCTGTCGGACTTCCCGGTGGTCGCGGTCATCTTCGCCGATCTCGACGGTTTCAAGGCGGTGAATGACCTGCTCGGACATCCGGCCGGCGATGACCTGCTGAGGGAGGTGGGCACCAGGTTGCGCGGGGTGATTCGCGAGCGCGACATCCTCGGGCGCTTCGGCGGCGACGAGTTCGTCATCGTGGCAGCGGTCGACCATCCGATCGACGCCGAGAGCCTCGCCGAGCGCATCCGCGCATCCGTGGCCGAACCTTACGACGGGCTCGCCGAGCTCTCGATCACTGCGAGCATCGGGGTCGTCACGGTCGAATACCCCGAAAGCCCCGTCATCATCGACCAGCTCATCCGAGCAGCCGATCACGCGATGTACGACGCGAAGCTCTCCGGCGGCGACCGTGTCGCAACCAGAGAATTTCGACCCACCGGCAGGTCCGCCCTGCCGAAGCCGCGTGAAGCGGCAGCCGATGCATCACCTTCCCTTGCCCCGTGAGAGACGAGGAACCGTCTCCGCGCGAATGACGCGGCTACCTCCGCAAGAACTCACCGCAGAACTCGCGCACTCGGAAACACGCGCTGAGCTGGAGCGGATCCCCGACCGCTGACCACCGCTTCTGCGATTCGTACTCACCAGCTCCGACCGCCTCGGTGACCCTCACTCGCTGACGCGGACCCTGCGTCCATCGAAGCTGACGATGTCGCCCACCTGCAGCTGCCGTCCGCGTCGGCGATCAACCTCGCCGTTCACGGCCACATGGCCGTCGATGATGGCCTCTTTCACGCTTCCACCGGAGTCGAGGAGCCCAGCGAACTTCAGAAACTGCCCGAGGCGAATGACCTCACCGCCGATCGGGACGTCGTCGATCGGGGCCGGGTTCGTCATCCCCGAATGTTAGTCGACCACGTGCCGGCTCCGAAGCCGGTTGCTCGGCGAGACGACTGACACCGATCCTTCCTGATCGCCCTCCGCGCCGGCGGATGCGCCGGCGGGTTTGATGAGCAGGAAACCACGGGTCGACCTACCTACCAGACGGTGCCGCCGCCGACCGAGATGCCGCCCCACGTGAGCGCGATGAAGATCGCGGCGAACACGACGGGCGCGATGCCTGTGCCGCTGCGCGCGAGCCCCTTGAAGAGGGCGATCACGGCGAGGATTGCGGCGATGATCGAGAGGCCGCCGCCGAGGATCAGCCCGATGAACAGCGGGATGGGCATGAGCACGAGGCCGGCCAGCGCGAACCAGAACGCGGCCCAGGCAGCCGGATTGGAACGGCGTTCGACAGAGGAGGACATGCTTCATTATCTCGTGCCCGCAGCCCGCAGCCTGTGAGACCCGCGCTGCTCGCTCAGCTGCGGCGACCACCCGATGATCCCCGTGTGACCACGATCGGACGCGATACGGCGGCTCGAAGGGCGGTCGTTGCGCGGCAACAGGTCATTACGCGCCTGCTTCGACCGCAAACCGACGGGAATCGGGACAGGCGGCGGGAGCCTCGGTCGACTCCGCCGAGCGCGAGGGCCCGAGCTCACCGCTGCGTACAATTGCCCCATGCATTCGCCGTCGACCGTTGGCGCGACCGGCACCGGGCCGGCACCGCTCGTCGAGCCCGGCGCCCCGCTCGCCCCCGAGCGCATCGCGCGCTTCAGCCGGCAGCTGATGCTGCCCGGCTTCGGTGAGCTCGCACAGCGTCGACTCGCGGCGGCGCGGGTGCTGGTGGTGGGCGCGGGCGGGCTCGGCAGTGCGCTCGTGCCGTACCTCGCGGGCGCGGGCGTCGGCACGATCGGCATCGTCGACGACGACACCGTCGAGCTGTCGAACCTGCACCGCCAGGTGAGTCACGGCGTGGGCGACCTCGGACGGCTGAAGGTCGACTCGCTCGCCGAGACCGTCACGGCGATCGATCCCGATTGCCGTGTGGTGCGTCACCCGGTTCGGCTCACCGCCGCGAACATCGGGGGCATCCTCGCGGGCTACGACGTCCTCGTCGACGGCAGCGACAACTTCCCCACGCGCTACCTCACGAACGACGCGGCGGTGCTCGCGGGCGTCCCGCTCGTCTGGGGCGCGATCCTTCGCTTCCACGGGCAGGCCGGGCTCTCCTGGCACGAGCATGGCCCGACGTACCGCGACCTCTTCCCGGTGCCGCCGGCGCCCGACGAGGTGCTCTCGTGCGAACTCGGCGGCGTGCTGCCGAGCGTGTGCGCGACGATCGGCTCGCTCATGGCGACCGAGGTCGTGAAGCTCGTCACGGGCGTCGGCGAGCTGCTGCTGGGGCGGGTCGTCACGATCGACGCCCTCTCGGGTCGCTCACGCGAGATCGCGTACGAGGCGATCGCGGATGCCCCTGAGATCACGACCCTCATCGACTACGAAGGGTTCTGCGGGCTCGAGGCCCCCGGCGAGGCCGGCACGGTGGGCGACGCGGCGCTCGCGGCATCCGCCCCCGTTCGCGTGTCCTCCGCCGAGCTGCTACGGCGCATCCGCAGCGGCGAGCCGTTGCGGCTCGTCGACGTGCGCGAACCCCGGGAGGCGGAGCTCCGGAGCATCCGGGGCAGCGAGCTCTTCCCCCTCGGAGAAGTCACGGCCGGCGGTGGGCCCGAGCTGGGCGACGCGCCGATCGTCGTGTATTGCGAGCGTGATCTGCGCTCCCGGCGAGCAGCCCGATTGCTGCTCGAGCGCGGCCACTCCGACGTCGTGTACCTGGCGGGCGGCATCGAGGAGTTCGCCGCGGTCGCCGCCGACCTCGTGCGCCGCTGAGCGCACGGCACCCACCCGATCACCCGCACGCGAAGGACGCCGCACGCATGACCCAACCGCTGGCCGTCATCTCCACCGGCCCGATCGACGAGGCCGCCGTGCGCGCCGCGGTCGAGGGCGCCTCGAGCGGTGCCGTCGTGACGTTCTGCGGGGTCGTGCGCGACCACGACGGCGGCCGCGAGGTGCGGGCGCTCGACTACAAGGGGCATCCCGAGGCCGAGCGATTCCTCGCCGAGTGCGTGCGCCGCATCGCCGACGAGACCGGGCTCGCCGTGGCGGCCGCGCACCGGGTCGGCGAACTGCGGATCGGCGACGTCGCGCTGTTCGCCGCGGCATCCGCTGCCCACCGGGCCGAGGCCTTCGATGCCTGCGAACGCCTCGTCGAGCTCATCAAGCAGGAGGTGCCGATCTGGAAACGGCAGCACTTCAGCGACGGCGTCTCGGAGTGGGTCGGGCTCTGAGGCCCGCCCTGAGAAGCGGGCGAGTCAGCCGCCGATGTACGACATCTCGACCTTGGGCCGCGCCGCCCGCAGCTCGGGCGTGAGCGTCGCCCGCACCTCGGAGTAGCGATCGTCGCGGGCACCCCAGATCGAGCCCATCGCCGCGGCGAGCCCTGCGTCATCGATGCCGCCGCGCAGGAGCGCGCGGAGGTCGTGGCCCTCGGAGGCGAACAGGCAGGTGAAGAGCTTGCCCTCGGTCGAGAT harbors:
- a CDS encoding (R)-mandelonitrile lyase → MRILARTPTVKNPPEWFTGDVWLDQVIAPQDAGQRLSAGLVRFAPGARTAWHSHPLGQTLRIMEGTALVQARGEEVIEVHAGQTVYTPPGEEHWHGAAPDSFMTHLALWETPESEDSAQWGAHVTDTEYGSR
- a CDS encoding zinc-binding dehydrogenase → MRATLMYDAGDVRVEEVPDPVLKEPTDAIIRVTYACVCGSDLHPYHDLQATPEGRRMGHEAIGVVEQVGSDVARLSVGDTVIVPFAWSDNTCTFCRDGITTSCVHGGFFDGAPSATQAEKLLVPQADGTAVVIPEGTDEALMPSLLTLSDVYLTGHHAAHQGRVEAGKTVAVIGDGAVGLSAVLASKQLGAETIILMGRHEARTDLGREFGATHIITERGEEGIDKVLEITGGEGVHVVLEAVGHMLAYEQAYGIVRPGGVISRVGVPQYQDAPVGFASLFGKNATLTGGPATIRAYLEAALPQVLDGVIAPGKVFDRELPLAEIAEAYRLMDSREALKVLIRP
- a CDS encoding MFS transporter; the protein is MFGEPTFTRYFSAVAIGAFGTALTAVALPVLVIDVLGADAFEVGMVNAAQFLPYAVLGLLAGVYVDRWRRQRVLVWASLGRAISLALVPVLWAAGILHLWVLVVLLLLFGAFSVFGFAATQSLLPQIVERRALRAANARLDQAEASAQTAGPALGGLLVGLIGAPLAIAVDAVTYVVDAALIAGMRVQEPAQRKTVQRSIRREVAEGLRWTYRHRVLGPLALSTHVWFLANAAALTVLAVFALRTLSFAPFVYGLLFAVGGVATLIGATVAPRMGARFGSGATITAGRAIYPVAWIMVAFAPAESAPQVDAVAVALVFSAIALHGFAGGLENANEMSLRQAVTPDALMGRTNATMRSANRTLAAIGALAGGTAATILGERLALFIIVGVFASAFIVAMASPLPTARDDEDLDETTP
- a CDS encoding sensor domain-containing diguanylate cyclase, with amino-acid sequence MHPTTAPGDGRRTLPLLPACGLINVDRAGVIVNVNTAILEWTGSESVELIGRPLETFLTLRMPLARADGLRPTDATLHGTSGIVRPVVVGAIDGIRADNGMQIAVYDVSERTAFALGFHGAEAKTERARRRLQILLNAAVGFGAVRTETEAAELLVDVAERAFAATAVSVHLREPDGVVQVAGVNPLAPHWPAGFAPAGAFTLARGQVLVVRSPDDADRHAPGAGMSTAYRASGIEAAIASPIRSKGESLGSMVCYFDHPREFDEEAVPLAEALSNQAAQAIARVRLEESLRRAAMHDEVTGLPRRRLFEEDATQALLSDFPVVAVIFADLDGFKAVNDLLGHPAGDDLLREVGTRLRGVIRERDILGRFGGDEFVIVAAVDHPIDAESLAERIRASVAEPYDGLAELSITASIGVVTVEYPESPVIIDQLIRAADHAMYDAKLSGGDRVATREFRPTGRSALPKPREAAADASPSLAP
- a CDS encoding RNA-binding S4 domain-containing protein, translating into MTNPAPIDDVPIGGEVIRLGQFLKFAGLLDSGGSVKEAIIDGHVAVNGEVDRRRGRQLQVGDIVSFDGRRVRVSE
- a CDS encoding ThiF family adenylyltransferase; its protein translation is MHSPSTVGATGTGPAPLVEPGAPLAPERIARFSRQLMLPGFGELAQRRLAAARVLVVGAGGLGSALVPYLAGAGVGTIGIVDDDTVELSNLHRQVSHGVGDLGRLKVDSLAETVTAIDPDCRVVRHPVRLTAANIGGILAGYDVLVDGSDNFPTRYLTNDAAVLAGVPLVWGAILRFHGQAGLSWHEHGPTYRDLFPVPPAPDEVLSCELGGVLPSVCATIGSLMATEVVKLVTGVGELLLGRVVTIDALSGRSREIAYEAIADAPEITTLIDYEGFCGLEAPGEAGTVGDAALAASAPVRVSSAELLRRIRSGEPLRLVDVREPREAELRSIRGSELFPLGEVTAGGGPELGDAPIVVYCERDLRSRRAARLLLERGHSDVVYLAGGIEEFAAVAADLVRR
- a CDS encoding molybdenum cofactor biosynthesis protein MoaE, translating into MTQPLAVISTGPIDEAAVRAAVEGASSGAVVTFCGVVRDHDGGREVRALDYKGHPEAERFLAECVRRIADETGLAVAAAHRVGELRIGDVALFAAASAAHRAEAFDACERLVELIKQEVPIWKRQHFSDGVSEWVGL